One genomic window of Micromonospora sp. WMMD1128 includes the following:
- a CDS encoding IS5 family transposase, with the protein MGERAAYPSDLTDEQWAVVGPFLQAWKDRHPSVSGHQGRYELREIVNAIFYQNRTGCQWAYLPHDLPPKSATYYYFALWRDDGTDQVIHDLLRCQAREKAGRREDPTAVVLDTQSIRAANHVPAATTGKDAAKKVPGRKRGLAVDALGLIIAVVVTAASVTDNAIGVKLLDNVLAHTPTVTKAWVDAGFKDDVQIHGAVRGVDVEQVLRSDTTAGFVPIKRRWVVEQTNGTLMLHRRLVREYESRPASAVSHTWWASTANLIRRLTGTATTSWRDPGHQR; encoded by the coding sequence ATGGGTGAGCGTGCGGCGTATCCGAGTGACCTGACCGATGAGCAGTGGGCGGTGGTCGGGCCGTTCCTGCAGGCGTGGAAGGACCGGCACCCGTCGGTGTCGGGGCATCAGGGCCGTTACGAGTTGCGGGAGATCGTGAACGCGATCTTCTACCAGAACCGGACCGGGTGCCAGTGGGCGTACCTGCCGCACGACCTGCCGCCGAAGTCGGCCACCTACTACTACTTCGCCCTGTGGCGTGATGACGGCACCGACCAGGTGATTCACGATCTGCTGCGCTGCCAGGCACGGGAGAAGGCCGGCCGCCGGGAGGATCCGACCGCGGTGGTGCTGGACACTCAGTCGATTCGGGCGGCCAACCACGTCCCGGCCGCCACGACCGGCAAGGACGCCGCGAAGAAGGTGCCGGGCCGTAAGCGGGGCCTCGCGGTCGACGCCCTCGGGTTGATCATCGCGGTGGTGGTCACCGCCGCGTCGGTCACCGACAACGCGATCGGCGTGAAGCTGCTGGACAACGTCCTCGCGCACACGCCGACGGTGACCAAGGCATGGGTCGACGCCGGGTTCAAAGACGACGTGCAGATCCACGGCGCGGTCCGAGGTGTCGACGTGGAGCAGGTCCTGCGGTCCGACACGACCGCCGGGTTCGTGCCGATCAAGCGGCGGTGGGTGGTCGAGCAGACCAACGGCACGCTGATGCTGCACCGCCGCCTGGTCCGCGAGTACGAAAGCCGACCCGCCTCCGCGGTGTCCCACACCTGGTGGGCCTCGACAGCGAACCTCATCCGCCGGCTGACCGGCACCGCCACCACGTCCTGGCGCGACCCAGGCCACCAGCGGTGA
- the dpdE gene encoding protein DpdE gives MFAGLEVSPAVEVELVVSAFLADLRSGSYRGKFDGPLGVGKWGVGPTSRLGTSGSAHARGAAASIFRGALHDDSGTSDLGLDFPVCAQTRTCRSRRSLMLGDTERPLHASAHIPSARYPIMTPGQFVQHPRIPGIARVRAQVGAAVEVEAFESIAEPVVATWSLPAGECRPVILPAETRVFWRDVGTGMWRAGRVVAGGPDDYAIRLPNSEFDVRVSGADLRVRWHRPVRSPIEVLAVGANESPYYRRARLPMLHSLVSQRAASANFSALVSSAIEIYPHQIDAALTVLTDPVQRYLLADEVGLGKTIEAGLVIRQHLIDHPTARIAVLAPDILRRQWSSELRTKFFTEDFPQAEIRIGQHETPDRWNEYHRFDLVVIDEVHNLTRAGNPDDEPYPQLATLAHAVPRLILLSATPATARPELHLSLLHLLDPHLYRWADLEQFRQRFADRRRLANAVHGLNADLEILLPDVLLEIADLIPDDATFARLAGGVRQFLTEDDELRDEADRPRLAGALEVLRAHISETYRLHRRMIRHRRTQVLRKTDDDLLPFEVSGRRRPDGLTLGGQRADLVYQALLGWQQRVAQWLLDHDEDQRAREYGQVLAVLASRADELSDDLADALRWRLDGEAAAADRAGLSATERALLRQARPLPFERQTLTELADAAASAAPRLNGLAQAVKGRQRPVVFCGAGQLADNLGAVLARRTRWTVLRHSRTRTAAEVAGDLDRWRAGGALLLVDGSGEDGLNLQDADVVVHLRLPWSPNRLEQRLGRVDRFAGCFGANGEPAAQYCEAGGNADESFVAAWRELLTRAFGAFDGSLSALQDMLDELQVQAWEMALREGPTAMTALADKITSALVRERREIEAMDALESVHHATLGVRLAKRIDRMEQSWPQHERALRALVHGASGGLRLTAEPESGPVVTIGVDHRNPPLISPLILAHEGSRLPADSMTGAFNRNVSMRQPGVRLFRIGNPLIELLAAVVGIDDRGQASALWRPGRSQESVHFGFDVMAEADLDAALCHPAAGAEARHAIRRQADLLLPPFMDRIWLDAAGVQVTDEALLRWLNAPYPHQRDVNLNSDRIIPLLDSFGGADRFATAARRAEATARHLVAQGDRVRDRTAAAYEEGKRTLAVQRAQALARQAAGRLLSDTESYLTDVVLSDLLIDGLHTPKLRVMAAICVAGGDLWGAGRAPR, from the coding sequence ATGTTCGCTGGGCTGGAAGTGTCACCGGCAGTCGAAGTGGAACTCGTCGTTAGCGCTTTCCTCGCAGACTTGCGCTCCGGGAGCTACCGAGGCAAGTTCGACGGGCCGCTGGGTGTCGGCAAGTGGGGGGTCGGGCCTACTAGCCGCCTCGGCACGTCGGGGTCAGCTCACGCTCGCGGCGCTGCTGCCTCGATCTTCCGAGGCGCCCTCCATGACGACAGCGGTACCTCAGATCTCGGTCTTGATTTCCCCGTTTGCGCTCAAACTCGCACGTGCCGGTCCAGAAGGTCCTTAATGCTTGGTGACACTGAGAGGCCCTTACATGCCTCCGCTCATATACCGTCGGCACGCTACCCGATCATGACACCTGGGCAGTTTGTGCAACATCCGCGCATCCCTGGGATTGCCAGGGTCAGAGCACAAGTTGGCGCCGCCGTGGAGGTTGAGGCATTCGAATCGATTGCCGAGCCCGTAGTCGCCACCTGGTCGCTACCCGCCGGTGAATGTCGACCGGTCATCCTGCCTGCTGAGACGCGGGTGTTCTGGCGGGACGTCGGGACCGGCATGTGGCGCGCCGGCCGAGTGGTTGCCGGTGGGCCGGACGACTACGCCATCCGACTTCCCAACAGCGAGTTCGACGTTCGGGTGTCGGGTGCCGACTTACGGGTGCGCTGGCACCGCCCCGTCCGCTCTCCAATCGAAGTGCTGGCCGTAGGGGCGAACGAATCCCCGTACTATCGTCGAGCGCGTCTACCCATGCTGCACAGCCTCGTCAGCCAGCGCGCGGCCTCCGCGAACTTCTCAGCGCTGGTATCTTCCGCCATCGAAATCTACCCGCACCAGATCGACGCGGCGCTTACCGTGCTCACCGATCCCGTGCAGCGCTACTTGCTGGCTGACGAGGTGGGCCTCGGCAAGACCATCGAGGCCGGGCTGGTCATCCGGCAGCACCTCATCGATCATCCGACCGCCCGAATCGCTGTTCTCGCCCCCGACATCCTGCGTCGGCAGTGGAGTAGCGAACTGCGCACCAAATTCTTCACCGAGGACTTCCCTCAGGCGGAGATCCGGATCGGCCAGCATGAAACACCGGATCGTTGGAACGAGTATCACCGATTCGACTTGGTCGTCATCGACGAAGTGCACAACCTCACCCGGGCCGGCAACCCAGATGACGAGCCGTATCCGCAACTGGCGACCCTGGCCCATGCGGTTCCCCGGTTGATCCTGCTGTCGGCGACGCCAGCGACCGCTCGCCCGGAGTTGCATCTGAGCCTGCTGCACCTGCTTGACCCCCACTTGTACCGGTGGGCGGATCTCGAACAGTTCCGACAGCGCTTCGCCGATCGGCGGCGACTTGCTAACGCCGTCCACGGGCTCAACGCGGATCTCGAGATCCTGTTGCCGGATGTGCTGTTGGAGATCGCGGACCTGATCCCCGACGATGCCACCTTCGCTCGCCTCGCCGGAGGCGTCCGCCAGTTCCTCACGGAGGACGACGAGTTGCGCGACGAGGCCGACCGGCCGCGGCTGGCCGGCGCCCTGGAGGTGCTGCGCGCACACATCAGCGAGACCTACCGGCTTCACCGGCGGATGATTCGGCACCGTCGGACGCAGGTGCTGCGCAAGACCGACGACGATCTCTTGCCGTTTGAGGTCAGCGGTCGTCGCCGCCCTGACGGCCTGACATTGGGCGGCCAGCGGGCGGACCTCGTCTATCAGGCACTGCTGGGCTGGCAGCAGCGGGTGGCCCAGTGGCTGCTGGACCATGATGAGGACCAACGCGCACGCGAGTATGGCCAGGTGTTGGCGGTGCTCGCTAGCCGGGCCGACGAACTGTCCGACGACCTTGCTGACGCGCTTCGGTGGCGGCTCGACGGCGAGGCGGCCGCCGCCGACCGAGCCGGCCTGTCGGCGACCGAGCGGGCATTGTTGCGGCAAGCGCGGCCGCTACCGTTCGAACGTCAGACCCTGACCGAGTTGGCCGACGCCGCAGCCAGCGCCGCGCCGCGCCTCAACGGCCTGGCCCAGGCAGTCAAAGGCCGACAACGGCCGGTTGTATTCTGCGGCGCGGGCCAGTTAGCCGACAACCTCGGGGCGGTGTTGGCTAGACGTACCAGGTGGACGGTACTGCGGCATAGCCGCACCCGTACTGCCGCCGAGGTTGCCGGTGACCTGGACCGTTGGCGCGCTGGCGGGGCACTCCTGCTTGTTGACGGCAGCGGCGAGGACGGGCTCAACCTGCAGGACGCCGATGTCGTCGTTCACTTGCGGCTCCCTTGGTCGCCTAATCGGCTGGAGCAGCGACTGGGCCGGGTGGACCGGTTCGCCGGTTGCTTCGGCGCAAACGGCGAGCCCGCCGCCCAGTACTGCGAGGCGGGCGGCAACGCGGACGAATCGTTCGTCGCGGCCTGGCGTGAGTTGCTGACACGGGCATTCGGCGCATTCGACGGTTCGTTGTCGGCCCTGCAAGACATGTTGGACGAGTTGCAGGTCCAAGCCTGGGAGATGGCCCTGCGCGAGGGACCGACAGCAATGACGGCACTCGCCGATAAGATCACTTCTGCGCTCGTGCGCGAGCGCCGGGAAATTGAGGCGATGGACGCGCTGGAGTCCGTCCATCACGCCACGCTGGGGGTGCGCCTGGCTAAGCGGATCGACCGGATGGAACAAAGCTGGCCGCAGCACGAACGCGCCCTGCGCGCATTGGTCCACGGCGCCAGCGGCGGCCTGCGGCTGACGGCCGAGCCAGAAAGCGGGCCGGTAGTCACGATCGGAGTCGACCACCGGAATCCACCACTCATCTCACCGCTGATCCTGGCCCATGAAGGCAGTCGTTTGCCGGCCGACAGCATGACCGGGGCGTTCAACCGCAACGTCAGCATGCGCCAGCCCGGAGTGCGACTGTTCCGCATCGGCAACCCCCTCATCGAACTGCTCGCCGCCGTCGTGGGTATCGACGATCGGGGACAGGCCTCCGCGCTCTGGCGCCCGGGACGGTCGCAGGAATCAGTTCACTTTGGTTTCGACGTCATGGCGGAAGCTGACTTGGACGCCGCGCTGTGCCACCCGGCGGCGGGTGCGGAAGCCCGACATGCCATCCGGCGTCAGGCCGACCTGCTGCTGCCGCCTTTCATGGACCGCATCTGGTTGGACGCCGCGGGTGTGCAGGTCACCGACGAGGCCCTGCTGCGCTGGTTGAACGCCCCGTATCCGCACCAGCGAGACGTCAACCTCAACTCTGATCGAATCATTCCGCTGTTGGACAGTTTCGGCGGTGCTGACCGCTTCGCCACCGCCGCTCGCCGTGCCGAGGCCACCGCCCGGCATCTAGTCGCCCAGGGCGACCGCGTACGTGACCGGACTGCCGCAGCCTACGAGGAAGGCAAGAGGACACTGGCTGTCCAACGGGCGCAGGCGCTGGCCCGGCAGGCCGCCGGCCGGCTGCTGTCAGACACCGAAAGCTACCTCACCGACGTCGTGCTGAGCGACCTTCTCATCGATGGCTTGCACACGCCGAAGCTGCGGGTTATGGCCGCGATTTGTGTCGCTGGCGGCGACCTGTGGGGAGCCGGCCGTGCCCCTCGATGA